A DNA window from Malus domestica chromosome 12, GDT2T_hap1 contains the following coding sequences:
- the LOC103413445 gene encoding 5'-adenylylsulfate reductase-like 5: MDKSVILLYIAALATSFRLASSSALCPHESDFFRYSLQSQCPISISPHPPLKVDGNFLDRALASQQRTDYSAVLFYASWCPLSRTMYPTFEKLSFMFPQVEHLAIEESSALPSVFSRYGIHSFPSILLVNQTSMVRYHGPKNLSLLAQFYQKTTGLEPVQYFDGDHTVSLNIREKSIIQSMSDMSLREISRREPFLAFATLFLCLRVLLYMFPKLLTRLQAFWVLYVPHFNLGIFGETSQIMGRILHMVDVRRIWTKLRLCKTRNFHKGAKNARVWASSLTSVSLGKSSSARSSTN; this comes from the exons ATGGATAAATCTGTAATATTGTTGTATATCGCTGCCTTGGCAACTTCGTTTCGATTAGCTTCTTCTTCTGCTCTCTGCCCTCACGAGTCCGATTTCTTCCGTTACAGCCTTCAATCTCAATGCCCCATCTCGATCTCCCCCCACCCACCCCTCAAG gtGGATGGAAACTTCCTAGACAGAGCTTTGGCATCACAACAGAGAACTGATTATTCTGCAGTGCTATTTTATGCTTCCTGGTGCCCACTTTCACGCACAATGTATCCCACATTTGAAAAGCTCAGCTTCATGTTCCCTCAAGTAGAGCATTTGGCCATTGAGGAATCTTCAGCCCTGCCGAG TGTGTTCTCAAGATATGGAATACATAGCTTCCCTTCGATTTTACTAGTCAATCAGACATCAATGGTGCGTTATCATGGTCCAAAAAATCTCTCCTTGCTTGCACAGTTTTACCAGAAAACCACAG GACTTGAACCAGTTCAATATTTTGATGGTGATCATACTGTTAGCTTAAATATACGTGAAAAATCTATAATCCAGTCAATGAGTGACATGTCACTAAGGGAGATATCAAGGAGGGAACCCTTTTTAGCTTTTGCTACATTGTTTCTCTGTTTGAGGGTGCTTCTGTATATGTTCCCGAAGTTATTGACTCGCCTCCAAGCTTTCTGGGTCCTATACGTTCCTCATTTTAACTTGGGAATATTTGGGGAGACGAGTCAAATTATGGGGCGTATCCTCCACATGGTTGATGTTAGGAGGATTTGGACCAAGCTGAGATTATGCAAGACGAGGAACTTCCACAAGGGAGCAAAGAACGCCAGGGTTTGGGCTTCTTCCCTAACTTCTG